Genomic segment of Ischnura elegans chromosome 12, ioIscEleg1.1, whole genome shotgun sequence:
TCCAATTTTTTCCACGAAGCAATTCGCGGTTTAACGTAGGGACTTTCCAAATACAAATGTTCAGCAAACTTTTCCGTCTCTTTAAGAATGAGTTCAAAGAACTCTTCGCCGAACAGCAGGTCAAAATACCCTCGGGGAGTTTGGGAATGCGGTGCTTCTTTCAGTCCGGGATTGCCAGTGAATGGAATACTGCCAAGAAGTGGTCGCGTCAATGACCATGCTAACGGATTAGTGGGGTGCAACTGGGTGACGGAACCACCCAAAGTATGGGCTGGGGTAGAAGGGCCTGAGACGGACGGCGAAATGGAGGGATTTTCTTGGGTTGTGAAGGCAAGGGTTTCACTGACGGTAGCGGGCACCGAAGAGTGTGAGTATGTTGTCCTTGAATCCTCCTCGCCCTCGAGAATACCTTGCATGGGTGTCCCAGGCCTCTCGTCTTCACTTTCCGAAGCAGAATCGGTGTCTTCGAATTCTTCATCCGATGAAAATGCTTTTAGTATCTCATCAATGGCACCCTCTGTGAGAGTTGATGTCGTCAAGGTGGATGTTGTTTTTACTTTCTTTCCAACAGGAACTCCTAGAACAATGCGTCCAAATATTATTATAGttacattgattatttaaataaataaatgcacttCCCTATGGctaagataaataatataaagcaACAAATGGCTAACCTGTGCCCAAAGTGGTCATACGCCTCTTGCCTCCCGTTTTCGTTGGAACCCCTCGTCCTAAAAATTACGGaatgtaaattatattaaaatataaaaccataATAAACATTAATCTTCAAGAGACTGAATAGAATATTCACCAGAAGTCACACTAGATGGCCCTGCGACTGGTTCATCGGCATCCGCGGGTACTTCTTCAACACTTCCTGAAAATGGATTGTCCTTATTATTCATAATATATGCCCATAAACAGTAACTATATcttcaataattataaaaaaagggaCATTTATTTCACTGCGCtagaatttgtaaaaaatattaatgagcaTATATATACTAgacaaaatttatctttaattatgtcCGGTAGAGCAGTTTGTTTTGCAAAATAATACGAGctcgttaaatatttttaaccatttaaataCGCAAAAATGGAATGTATTTCCATgatatataacaataaaaaattgaacgaaATTAAGTTGAGgccatttaaataaacaaatattgatgttatgccataaaaaatgaaaattagaaataaaaattaaaaattgagcgAAAATGCCTGGAGgaggatatttaaataaaagaactgaatttgttgccattgaacaaaaaattcaaaaattgaaaaaaaaacgctcttTGGGAGTATAAAAccataatgatataaataaaaagtaaaacgtaacACTATTTCAAGTGGATTAGAAAAACAACATACCTATTCTGCGTTTATGTGCCATGGAAAGTCCTCTGCAGTAACAAAGTGCGGTgtgaaggcaaaaaatctgctgcaagcaaacgacttgtatccagtcacaggaaaagacacactgagacgctgagcacaattgcagggtctagtagaagacgcggaggcagatggcgggccgaaaaacctaacgggaccgatgccttgtattcaaggcatccgcgtcctaggctagcgcgggatgccttgaattcaaggcatccgcattgagtgtgttaaggcGGACGGTGTTGCTCGGGTTCATGGAAGTGGGGTTGGCTGGAGTGGCGCGTACCATAGTAAGCACCGAGGATGGGGTTGAGGTAGCCGCAGGGTTGATTGGGACAAAGGCGGACCTAGGGGAGGTGAGCGACCTCATGGAGTTGTCCTGGAATGGCGAAAGGGAAGACATTGCAGCAGGGGGGGGAGTGTTGTCCTGCGCAGAGGGCGAGGCAGCATCATCAAGGGGTGCATCCCGACTCACTCGCGCTGACGGCACGCTTGAGCCCGGGGAGTCAGGCGAATCCGGCAGTGGCGAGGCAGACGGCTTCGCCACCTTGGAGACACCTTTGCCATCCGGGGGCACGCTGGGCGACACAAGGGTCGATAAGAAGGGTGGTGGCCCGTGCGACCTCAGGGCATAACCCCGTAGGGAGCTTGGGCGGCGGATGCGGGAGTTTGGGCGAGGGAGTCGGTCCATCCCTAGGCTTGCCCAGGCCCGTTGTCGGTGTCTGGTCCCCGGGAGGCGGGGCAGTCCTAAGAAAGTGGCCGATAGGCGGTTCTTTTGATGGCGGTCGCCGTGACGCGGCTAGTAGGTACAGTGCTACTTTTAAAGAGGACACGAAATGAACAAGTGAAGTTAAAAGCAAGTTGCTGTGGTACGTAGACAAGTGATTTAATTAATTGGTAGAGTGAAGTTTTTTATCAACAAGTCGCCAAGTGCGTTGCTTTAAGTAAAGTCAAGGATGAAACGGTGTGAATATGGTAGCAAGACTGTAGTTATAGATATGCACTAAGAGTGTTGTTACGTGTAGAATGAAAGGTTGAATAAAGTTTGGGGTGGAACTAAATGGAGTGAGCAATGAACAATTGGCTGGTGTTAGATTAGATGATAGGAAAGGGGCTCTTATACCCCTTCCGCCCTAACCAGTTGGGGAGCGCTGTGGGCTCTAATGCCCGGTACACTTAACCGTCAAAGGCTCTTATGCCTTTCGGTTTTAACCTTGCGGAGTACTTAGTTCGCTAGTGCAGGTAGTAGTAAAGGCTAAATGAAGTTGGAAAGTCCAAGAAGAGGTTAAATGAAGCTAAGGGCTGACGAAGGCCGAAGTGACTAAATGAAGTAAAGGAAACTAAGTGCCCAAGTTCGAAAGTTGACTACGTCCGGAAGAGAAGTTAAAGGAGGCTAAGTGTTGACGAAGGCCGAAGTGCCTAAGTCCAAAGGTGTAGTAAATAAACTAAGTGACCAAGATTCGagaattgactaagtccggagagaagaaaataaactaagtccaagtgaagttaaaattgactaagtccggggagAAGAAATAAActgagtccaagtgaagttaaaaattgactaagtccggaggtGAAAGAATGGGCTAAGTGCCCAAGCTGGAAGGTGACTAAGTCCGGAGAGAGGAAAAcaaactaagtccaagtgaagttaataattgactaagtccggggagaagaaaataaactaagtccaagtgacgttaaaattgactaagtccggggagaagaaaataaactaagtccaagtgaagttaaaaattgactaagtccggagagaagaaaataaactaagtctaagtgaagttaaaaattgactaagtccggaggtGAAAAATGGGCTAAGTGCCCAAGCtcgaaattgactaagtccggagagaggaaaataaactaagtccaagtgaagtaaaaattgactaagtccggaagagaagaaataaactaagtgAACTAGCGAACCAACCGCGGACTTACTGCTGGAGAGAGGCTCTTATGCCAACTCCCACACGATGGTCCTCTTCTGAGAGCGCGCTTAGATTCGAAGAGTTTAAGTCCGTAAAAGGCCCTCTTTGGGTCCTTTTTCGGTTTGGGTGGCTGAAGGCCCTGGTGTCCGGTCCCCCCCTGACGGGGGAGGGCCGCCTAGCGCTGTGTTGTCCCCCCTACCCCAGTGTGCCTATTGGACTACTTGCCCGCAGACAAGCAGAGAAGCCCCGACGATGAGCTGCCCCACGGCTGGAGAACCCACCGCACGTTACGTGGGCGCCGTATGTGTTTGTGATGGGGAGTTTCCTTCGGCTGCCAACGAGTGCGTTAGCGTGCAATGCCTCGGAAGTCAGGGACTCTCACTCTATGGCCGACGAGTGCGTCGGGGTAGATCGGATGAGAGGTTTTGCGTGTACCAGCCGGCGATTGGAGGACCGAACCCTCTCCACTAGCAGACTTCACTTGGGCAGATACTAGTTCCCCCGGGCGGGGGAATGCCCCTGCAGTCACAAGGGTGCAAACTTTGGGTTACCCGTAGGGCCCGCAGAAAGTTCCTTGCACTGGCCTAAAAGAGACAGGAGAGAAAATGGCCCCGAAGAGGACCAAGTAGCCGGGGAGAGGCCGGTGGTGACTCCCTCCTCCTGGTGGTGGACTTCCTTCCTTCCTAGTCCGGTCCTTGGGTTGGTGGTCTTCCTTCCTGGTCCGGTCCTTGGCTCCTAGCCTTCGGTCGCGACTAGCGCTTCCTCAGGCGGTTTCCTTTGGTGGCGGTGTTGTCCTCCTTCCTTGGTTGGTCCTGTCTCTTGTCCCCTGTGGAAGAAGGTTAGTCGGTAGGACCGACCGTATAGGCCCTTAAAAGGACCTTAAGCAAAGGAGAATAGGCTGCCTCCCTCCTCCTGGTGGAGGACTTCCTTCCTTCCTAGTCTGGTCCTTAGACTGGTGGTCTTCCTTCCCTGTCCGGTCCTTGGCTCGTAGCCTTCGGTCGCGACTAGCGCTTCCTCAGGCGGTTTCCCTTGGTGGCGGTGTTGTCCTCCTTCCTCGGTCGGTCCTGGCTCTTGTCCCCTGTGGAAGAAGGTTAGTCGGTCGGACCGACTGTGTAGGCCCTTAACCCTTTGActaccttttttttcctttatatttcttgctctttttcattatattttcgatTTGTTTACTCCAATGAAGATATTCATTCAATATTATGAACTTTTGATCAGGGGGGGCGGAGATGGAGgggtgggacatatgtgtcccactgGTATTACGGcgtgggacatatgtgtcccactgGTCTTACAgggtgggacatatgtgtcccactgGTCTTAGAGGGTGGGATGCATGCGTCCCAATGGTCGTTAGATTTTTGGCTGTATATTCCCGTAACAATCCATTCTAAAAGCAAAAACACCATGatgttttcaaagtatttattagCTATACATCTTGATGTTTTTTTTGTAGATTGATACTCAAAGCTGAAAGATACTCCCAcaaatctctttcaaatatcaacATAACAATTTTGTTACAAATAAGAGGAAATGATTGAAAGTAATTATACTGGTACacataaaacaaatattcattatatCCAAAAATGCTCAATAGTTTCAGCAGACAATGTCAGTTCTAATTATATTGTAGTCACTGAAAAGGGAATTACATTTATAAGTTTCAAAAGACAGAGTAAACCGGGAATACAATTGCTATGTGTGATAGGAAGTGAAACATTGTCTACAGAGTGGCACTTGACACATTGTGCACAGAGTTTTTGTTCTCTTTTCTACTTTGTTCTGTGCACATCTCATGCACCGTCTCCTTGTATTTCCCTCAACGGGAAGGTGGTCACCGACGTTCAGCATAAGCTTTGCTATTTTTGATGGTCTGCCTCTGCATCGCTTCCGTTTTACTTTGCTTTGTTCCTTACCCAttgccatcattttttctgccaaaGGCACGATGAACTGCAATAGCCTTACATCCTTTTTGGTTGTGTCCATATACAAAATCCATGAATTTACCACTGCTAACATAAGTAccttataaaatacttttttccaccACTTATTAGATCGCCTATCGAAGTCATACACGCCCACCTTCTGGTCTGAaagatctactcctcccatgtattTATTATAGAAGCAAATTAATTCTGGACAGTCTACCTTTACTTTTCTTCCATCCTTTTGCTTTCGGTTTGCTGTATTCACTGTTGCATCATGGCAATTACTGAGAACAGTTACTTCTTTGCTATCCTGCCACCGGGCTGCCATTGTTCGTTGGTGATTTGTAAGAAATTCGAATTCCCCTCTTTTCAATTTCCCTTGAAATTTCGGCatattttttcttgtactaaTAGCAGTACCTACTGCTGGATATTGAATACTATTTAGTAGATGCACGCTCGTGAAAAACCTATCAAAAACAAGAGTAACATCTGGATTTCTGATTGTTTTTGTTAGAGATAAGACAACTCTTTCCCCCAGAGTGGAACTCTCCGGTAGGTCTTGTCCCAATTCCTTGCCAGAGTATACATTCAAATCATATGCATATCCAGTCATTGCATCACAGCGCtcccaaatttttattcctcGTTTTATAGGCTTGAGGGGAAGATATTGCTTTAGAGCTGACCTGCCCTTGAATTTCGTCATAGATTCGTCAATGCTCTGGTAGGGGCTTTCATCTCTAGCCTTGGAAAATGTATGTTTTAGGCAAGATATTACCTCATCAATATAGTATGTCTTTGAGGAGCTGGCAGGTTGCTCAGGATCTGTGAAGTAGAGCTTTGATATAAGCAGTTGAAACCTGTTTCGTGAAATGGCTCCTTTGATTGCCTCATTTCCCAAGGAAGGATTATGCGACCAATAGTCCGAAATGCTTGGAACTTTATTGTAGCTCATCACGAGCATGCATCCAAGAACTAACAATATCTCCCCTGGATCAGTTTCACAGAGATTGACCAAATTTTTCTTCTTGCGTAATATATCCAAACGTTTGTTAGTACACTGGCTGATAAAAATGATCAAACTTCGAGGAAACACTTTTAGAAAGTATGCCATTTCGTCAGATGACATATCCAAGTTGCATAATGAGGCTGTTCTACGATGTAATGTCACAGTGTGtctaggaataaataataccttcgGTGGAGACCAGCATATTTCACTAGAAACCTTTTTTTTAGATGAAGCCGGATAAGGAACCTCATCGCCACTCACCCCGTGCAGGAGATTGACACCATGAGCTTCTAACGAACTGTCCTCAGCATCCTGACTCACTCCAGAGCAGTCACTATCACTCTCTGTACTACTTTCATGTTCGGGCTGATATTCCCCATCTGATGAGTCGtccgaaaaatattcttcttcagaTTCATCCAGTATTTGGCAAAGCTCTGCttcagaatatttccttttattgctcatttttcacgtctaaaaataaaaaaattctgttgattataaaattggatattgtgaaattattacaatatattctTCTTTACTTACTCTTGCGGGTTGAGATGAACTGCATACACTGAACTTTTGACATAGGTCAAAAGGGCAACAAAGGAAAAACACTGGATAGCATTCAATGATCTGAAAGAGAgttaaaatttgtgtaaaaaaacattcatgatgataaaaacaatataaatcatATAAGGTTTTCATTTACCATGAAATGAACATGGGCTGAAATCACAGGAGAAGAATACGTTTTGTGATGTCCACACGATCCTTTAGCTGGTAAAACCTGGTGCAGAGAAAATACATGaatcaaaacagaaaatttatcCATAGGTTAGGTACTACATCAGCAAATATTAGCGAAAGCTTACTTACCAAATGGATAGAGGAGTCGGGAAGGAAGATATAGTTGCACACTGGTACTCGATTAGAAGATACAGATGCACACTGACATGTAGAGTTCCCATAATGACATGTTgtacagtaaaatatattcataaatgccACTCTAATTTCAGTGGATGCGAAATTGATAATTCTTCACGTAAAATGAATGCTGTCAAATGATTATGATATGTGCATACTATAAAAATGAGAAGTATAACtttacaaaataaagaatattcagTACGAGCGTAAGTTCACTGGAGAGCTAACGGGTGACGACCAAAAGGTATTTCACTAAAGTAAGGTAGATGCTGCTACCTGTTGCCGGAAATTCAACCTAAATAACAATTGGTACCAAAACAACCATTGGGACAAAAACATATGggtttttccaaagcttttgccCCATTGGTATCTCAATACTCCTTtgtgggacatatatgtcccgtTGGTAGTCAAAGGGTTAAAAGGACCTTAAGCAATGGAGATTGGTGGTAGGTGGGTTAGCCCGAGAAGGACTCTCCCTCCTTGGCACGCCTTGGCGGCTGTCCTCGGTTGCGGCAAGCGCTTCCTCGGACGGAACCTCCTTGGCGGGTGTTGTCCTATCTCCTTGACGCGGGTCGTCGACGGTACGCTCGCCTCCTTGCCGCTGTCCCTCGATGAGCTGCTCCTCGGTGATCCTCTCGGCGAAGTCTCCCTCGATGATCCTCGATCGCTGCCCGTCTACACTTTGTCTTTTCGGGCCCTGGGGCCCCCCTTATATTCCAGGCTGGGCCCTGCTGCTAGCCAATGAGCGTTCGTCTTGGGGCCCGGGGTAGGGGAAAAGAGAAAGTCCCTGCGACGTTGGCGTGGGTGGAAAGGGGAGTGAGGAGAAGTGAGGGGAGATTCGGGCTTCCCGGCTACGTGGCCCGGTGACGTCAACCCGTCCGCCCCTTCTCCTTGGCGTGGGGGGTGGACGGTGACGCGAGGGGAGTTAGGGGGAGGGTCCACGTGGTCGCTCTTCGTGCCGGGAGATTTAAATTTCTTGGCGCGGGTTTTGGCCATGTTGTTGGCGCACATcattcttcttaaaaaagaagattttaagtaaaaatattaatacattatatatttaaatatgaaagttataaatattaatatattagtaatGCATGTtatataattaagaacatttttcattgaGCAATGTTCATTGAGCTTTGTTGCACGACAGAACCGAACGAcagaatacaaaaaagacaactaaaatgcaagaattttcaaatgaattgccgctaaaatatttaaaatcagcaCTTTCAGTCCCGAGTCATTCATCAACATctcgaagccacttctaactagaaattacgtccaaagaatttcagggagaaagggtacataccttaatgtttttcgtaggggtgaaattgtctcttcttatcgcccaaatacaCTTCTTATTCAACCCAACATCTataggaaagctaaaaacttgaactttgggtctagtcctCCAGGagtttccttcgcataccggcaccacacacgaaaaaggcattttaacaaaaatgcctcacaaagaaagtttctgaagcccaccgaatgaaactaaagaataacggaaacttcac
This window contains:
- the LOC124168710 gene encoding piggyBac transposable element-derived protein 4-like; amino-acid sequence: MSNKRKYSEAELCQILDESEEEYFSDDSSDGEYQPEHESSTESDSDCSGVSQDAEDSSLEAHGVNLLHGVSGDEVPYPASSKKKVSSEICWSPPKVLFIPRHTVTLHRRTASLCNLDMSSDEMAYFLKVFPRSLIIFISQCTNKRLDILRKKKNLVNLCETDPGEILLVLGCMLVMSYNKVPSISDYWSHNPSLGNEAIKGAISRNRFQLLISKLYFTDPEQPASSSKTYYIDEVISCLKHTFSKARDESPYQSIDESMTKFKGRSALKQYLPLKPIKRGIKIWERCDAMTGYAYDLNVYSGKELGQDLPESSTLGERVVLSLTKTIRNPDVTLVFDRFFTSVHLLNSIQYPAVGTAISTRKNMPKFQGKLKRGEFEFLTNHQRTMAARWQDSKEVTVLSNCHDATVNTANRKQKDGRKVKVDCPELICFYNKYMGGVDLSDQKASARNFLRALRVTQSLHPCDCRGIPPPGGTSICPSEVC